A window from Dehalococcoidia bacterium encodes these proteins:
- a CDS encoding LysR family transcriptional regulator, which translates to MHQLRIFETVARLGNFSRAARELSITQPAVSVQVQELERAFGTPLLQRLGRKIVPTEAGDLVLRYAREIFALVEALNVGIAELRGLQRGTVRLGASPSFVDYFLPPLVARFREEFPGISVRLTIADPDEVVKHVLNGEVSLGLAAEPRPDPQIVAYPIGQDEFVVIAPPGHRYERRRAIPVQALRSEPWIFREAGSEARLIIERVASQRGLVPTPTFELSSTEAIKRAVIAGLGIAIVPAVSIAYELAAGALCVLDVPELTIKRQLAILHHRMHRLNKAEATLLQLARQSGLSAERTESDTSRRRVGAEEPR; encoded by the coding sequence TTGCACCAGCTTCGAATCTTCGAGACGGTTGCCAGACTGGGAAACTTCTCGCGCGCGGCTCGCGAGCTGTCGATCACTCAGCCGGCGGTGTCGGTGCAAGTGCAGGAGCTCGAGCGCGCCTTTGGTACCCCCTTGCTCCAGCGGCTTGGACGCAAAATCGTCCCAACCGAAGCGGGCGACCTCGTGCTCCGCTACGCCCGCGAAATTTTCGCGCTTGTTGAGGCGCTCAATGTCGGCATTGCAGAACTGCGCGGCTTGCAGCGCGGGACCGTTCGGCTCGGCGCGTCGCCTTCGTTCGTCGACTATTTCCTCCCGCCTCTCGTGGCGCGGTTTCGAGAAGAATTTCCCGGCATCTCGGTGCGGCTGACGATCGCGGACCCCGACGAGGTGGTGAAGCACGTTCTGAACGGCGAGGTGAGCCTCGGTCTCGCTGCCGAGCCGCGTCCGGACCCCCAAATCGTCGCCTATCCGATCGGTCAGGATGAATTTGTCGTCATCGCGCCCCCGGGGCATCGCTATGAGCGGCGGCGTGCCATCCCCGTTCAGGCGCTGCGGAGCGAACCGTGGATCTTTCGCGAAGCCGGCTCCGAGGCGCGCCTCATTATCGAGCGTGTTGCCAGTCAGCGCGGTCTTGTGCCGACACCGACCTTCGAGCTCTCGAGCACCGAAGCGATCAAGCGCGCAGTGATCGCCGGTCTCGGCATCGCGATTGTGCCCGCCGTCAGCATTGCGTATGAGCTGGCGGCCGGCGCACTCTGCGTCCTTGATGTTCCCGAACTGACGATCAAGCGCCAGCTTGCCATTCTTCACCATCGCATGCACCGCCTGAACAAAGCGGAAGCGACCCTCCTCCAGCTCGCTCGACAGTCGGGGCTGAGCGCTGAGCGCACTGAAAGCGATACGTCTCGTCGGAGGGTTGGAGCGGAAGAGCCCCGCTAA
- a CDS encoding alpha/beta hydrolase — MTIERGYVGRPGCQTHYRAAGAGAPVLILHMTPSSSLSWEPMLRALARRGYRAVALDTPGYGLSDPSSAAPTIGEWAERLAEAAAQLGMREYFLFGHHTGATIAATIAAEWPDRVRKLALWGYTAWPPEVMARNRAAPLSSFSESGQELLDRWNAWKRMVGDRFTPEMGIRYVLEVLQAGPHWNIGHRAVAMVDHEALARRVAARTLVLCGERDVLWPYCGDCVSWFPNAEGRVIAGGGVDVFDQFPEELAAALDQFFRPVA; from the coding sequence ATGACGATCGAGCGGGGTTATGTCGGCCGGCCGGGGTGCCAGACGCACTATCGCGCCGCCGGTGCGGGAGCGCCTGTCCTCATTCTCCACATGACGCCAAGTTCGTCCCTCAGTTGGGAGCCGATGCTGCGCGCCCTCGCCCGCCGCGGCTATCGCGCGGTTGCCCTCGACACGCCGGGATATGGCCTGAGCGACCCATCTTCTGCTGCGCCGACGATCGGGGAGTGGGCGGAGCGGCTGGCTGAGGCGGCAGCCCAGCTGGGGATGCGAGAGTACTTTCTCTTCGGCCACCATACTGGGGCGACCATCGCCGCGACTATCGCCGCTGAGTGGCCGGACCGCGTGCGCAAGCTGGCGCTCTGGGGATACACCGCCTGGCCGCCCGAGGTGATGGCGCGCAACCGCGCCGCGCCCCTCAGCAGCTTTTCCGAGAGCGGACAGGAGCTGCTCGACCGCTGGAACGCCTGGAAGCGTATGGTCGGCGACCGGTTCACCCCTGAGATGGGCATCCGCTATGTCCTAGAGGTGCTCCAAGCCGGTCCCCATTGGAACATCGGTCATCGCGCTGTCGCAATGGTCGATCACGAAGCGCTTGCGCGCCGGGTTGCAGCGCGGACACTGGTGCTCTGCGGTGAGCGCGATGTGCTCTGGCCGTATTGCGGCGACTGCGTCTCTTGGTTCCCAAACGCGGAGGGACGCGTCATCGCGGGCGGCGGAGTCGATGTCTTCGACCAGTTCCCCGAGGAGCTTGCCGCTGCGCTCGACCAGTTTTTCCGTCCCGTCGCGTAG
- a CDS encoding glycosyltransferase family 2 protein, whose translation MTNRQPRRISAFFPCFNDAGTIASMVIEALVVLRELADEYEVIVIENGSVDYAWDVLDELERLYGENGVDPRDRGRVRIIRFGEPLGYGGALRAGFAACRYELIFYTDGDGQYDVRELRALVEAFEREEAAGRRVDVVMGNKLTRRDPLHRRFISWAYHHTMAFVFQLKIHDVDCDFRLMRRSIFDRVKLTQNSGVIALEMMAKIQYAGFRTVEVPVNHYHRAYGVSQFFNLPNLLKVLVGLARLWWWLRVRKAPGTPSPLPQPLPAGATRPSAPHRPA comes from the coding sequence GTGACGAACCGACAGCCGCGCCGGATCTCCGCCTTCTTTCCCTGCTTCAATGACGCCGGGACGATCGCCTCGATGGTGATTGAAGCGCTCGTCGTGCTCCGTGAACTGGCAGACGAGTATGAGGTGATCGTCATTGAAAACGGCAGCGTTGACTATGCCTGGGATGTCTTGGACGAGCTGGAGCGGCTCTACGGCGAAAATGGGGTGGACCCCCGCGATCGCGGCCGCGTGCGCATCATCCGCTTCGGGGAGCCGCTGGGCTACGGCGGTGCGCTCCGCGCCGGCTTTGCCGCCTGCCGCTACGAATTGATCTTCTACACCGATGGCGACGGGCAGTATGACGTGCGCGAGCTGCGCGCTCTCGTTGAAGCGTTCGAGCGCGAAGAGGCAGCCGGTCGGCGTGTCGATGTCGTCATGGGCAACAAACTGACGCGGCGCGACCCGCTCCATCGTCGCTTCATCAGCTGGGCCTATCATCACACCATGGCCTTCGTCTTCCAGCTGAAGATCCACGACGTCGACTGCGATTTTCGGCTGATGCGGCGCTCGATTTTCGATCGGGTGAAACTGACCCAGAACAGCGGCGTGATCGCCCTCGAGATGATGGCGAAGATCCAATACGCGGGATTTCGTACCGTCGAAGTGCCGGTGAACCACTACCACCGCGCCTACGGCGTCTCTCAGTTCTTCAACCTTCCCAATCTCCTGAAGGTGCTCGTCGGGCTGGCGCGTCTCTGGTGGTGGCTGCGTGTCCGGAAAGCGCCCGGCACACCATCGCCGCTGCCTCAGCCGCTGCCGGCAGGCGCGACGCGTCCCTCTGCTCCCCATCGCCCCGCCTGA
- a CDS encoding ParB/RepB/Spo0J family partition protein — protein sequence MKPKGGLGRGLAALLPPGESQLRDVDIDLIVPNPRQPRAHLDPEALADLAESIRQHGVLQPLIVTEVAREPGRPATYQIIAGERRWHAAKLAGLERVPVVIKEASEQQVLEWALVENIQRADLSPLEEAAAFRQLVEEFGLTQEQVAARVGRSRSAVANTLRLLRLPAEARELVASGALSEGHARALLMVDDEQRLVALARRAVAEGWTVRRAEQEARRPPAPPAPPAEPDLAWSTLAERLRDALGTKVELARGKKGGRLIIHFYSDEDLTGLARRLGIEA from the coding sequence GTGAAGCCGAAAGGGGGGCTTGGGCGCGGGTTGGCCGCTCTCCTGCCGCCCGGGGAGAGCCAGCTCCGCGACGTCGATATCGATCTGATCGTGCCCAACCCGCGCCAGCCGCGCGCTCATCTCGACCCCGAGGCGCTCGCTGACCTCGCCGAAAGCATTCGCCAGCATGGGGTGCTCCAGCCACTCATTGTCACCGAAGTCGCTCGCGAGCCCGGCCGCCCTGCCACCTATCAGATCATCGCCGGCGAGCGGCGCTGGCACGCCGCGAAGCTGGCGGGGCTCGAGCGCGTGCCGGTCGTTATCAAAGAAGCAAGCGAGCAGCAGGTGCTTGAGTGGGCGCTAGTTGAGAACATCCAGCGCGCCGACCTCAGCCCGCTTGAAGAAGCTGCCGCGTTTCGTCAGCTGGTCGAGGAGTTCGGCTTGACCCAAGAGCAAGTCGCGGCTCGCGTCGGCCGCTCGCGCTCCGCCGTTGCAAATACGCTCCGGCTGCTGCGGCTGCCCGCCGAGGCGCGCGAGCTGGTTGCCAGCGGCGCGCTGAGCGAGGGGCATGCGCGCGCCTTGCTCATGGTCGACGACGAGCAGCGGCTCGTTGCGCTGGCGCGCCGCGCCGTCGCAGAAGGATGGACAGTCCGACGCGCAGAGCAGGAAGCGCGCCGACCTCCTGCGCCCCCTGCCCCGCCTGCCGAGCCCGACCTCGCCTGGAGCACGCTCGCCGAGCGGCTGCGCGACGCGCTCGGCACGAAGGTCGAGCTTGCTCGGGGGAAGAAAGGCGGGCGGCTCATCATTCACTTCTACTCTGACGAAGATCTGACTGGACTTGCCCGCCGGCTCGGAATCGAGGCGTGA
- a CDS encoding ParA family protein has product MILAVANQKGGVGKTTTSVNLGAYLTRLGRSVLVVDCDPQANATTSLGVDRRRVEGRSLYEVLTGEFAFEEIILRTAIEGLDLAPSSPTLAGAEVELVEAGAFETRFRELIRPTALRWDYTLLDCPPSLGVLTANALVAADAVLIPVQCEYLALEGLAQLMRTIELVRRRANPALQVAGLVLTMYDSRTNLSQQVADEVRSHFPNTFHVAIPRTIRLGEAPSFGQTILEYDPASRGAAAYNALAEELVARLEGTAGGVR; this is encoded by the coding sequence ATGATCCTTGCAGTCGCCAATCAGAAGGGGGGCGTCGGCAAGACGACGACCTCGGTCAACCTCGGCGCCTATCTCACGCGCCTCGGCCGGTCGGTGCTTGTTGTCGACTGTGACCCGCAGGCCAATGCGACCACCTCGCTTGGGGTCGACCGGCGGCGGGTCGAAGGGCGCTCGCTGTATGAAGTGCTGACCGGCGAGTTTGCGTTTGAGGAGATCATCCTGCGCACCGCAATCGAGGGGCTCGACCTTGCGCCCTCTTCGCCCACCCTTGCCGGCGCTGAGGTGGAACTCGTGGAAGCCGGCGCCTTCGAGACCCGCTTTCGCGAGCTGATCCGGCCGACCGCGCTGCGCTGGGACTACACACTCCTCGACTGCCCCCCGTCGCTCGGCGTGCTGACCGCAAACGCGCTTGTCGCCGCTGACGCCGTGCTCATTCCTGTCCAGTGTGAATACCTTGCCCTCGAAGGGCTCGCCCAGCTGATGCGGACGATCGAGCTTGTCCGTCGGCGCGCCAACCCCGCGCTGCAGGTTGCGGGGCTAGTGCTGACAATGTACGACAGCCGGACAAACCTCTCGCAGCAAGTGGCGGACGAAGTGCGGAGCCACTTCCCAAACACCTTCCATGTCGCCATCCCCCGCACCATCCGGCTGGGCGAAGCGCCGAGCTTCGGCCAGACCATCCTCGAATACGATCCGGCGAGCCGAGGCGCCGCTGCGTACAATGCGCTCGCCGAAGAACTGGTTGCCCGGCTTGAAGGGACAGCAGGGGGAGTGCGGTGA
- a CDS encoding PfkB family carbohydrate kinase, which translates to MYVPDFLALGHATRDLAPGGWTLGGGVVFAAQTAYALGKRPAIVTSGDVRDLLGQVPGRMTVKPSRTTVFANVYTPEGRRQTLLARAAPLTLDDVPLAWRAAPIVVLTPLCDELPPSLVNAFPDSLVVACLQGWLRAWDEQGHVSPRPLPASVALEQAAAATLSIEDLGGDEAAAREVARRCRVVAVTRGRGGVTLFHDGVSISLPALPIAERHPTGAGDVFAAAFAIRLAETGDPREAAQFGNAAAAIWVAGEGLPRRAAIAARVAEAA; encoded by the coding sequence ATGTACGTGCCGGACTTCCTTGCTCTCGGCCACGCTACGCGCGACCTCGCGCCCGGGGGATGGACACTCGGTGGAGGCGTGGTGTTTGCCGCGCAGACTGCCTATGCCCTTGGAAAACGACCGGCCATCGTGACCAGCGGCGACGTGCGCGACCTCCTCGGCCAAGTCCCTGGGCGAATGACCGTCAAGCCGAGCCGGACCACCGTCTTTGCGAATGTCTACACGCCGGAGGGCCGTCGGCAGACCCTGCTTGCCCGCGCCGCTCCCCTCACGCTTGACGACGTACCGCTCGCGTGGCGCGCGGCGCCGATCGTGGTGCTGACGCCACTGTGCGATGAGCTTCCCCCTTCCCTTGTAAACGCCTTCCCCGACAGTTTGGTCGTCGCCTGTCTTCAAGGGTGGCTCCGCGCCTGGGACGAACAGGGGCACGTCTCTCCCCGTCCGCTTCCTGCGAGCGTGGCGCTCGAGCAAGCGGCGGCAGCGACCCTGTCGATCGAAGACCTCGGCGGCGACGAGGCGGCTGCGCGCGAGGTGGCCCGCCGCTGCCGGGTCGTTGCGGTAACGCGCGGGCGGGGCGGCGTCACCCTCTTTCACGATGGCGTCTCGATCTCGCTGCCCGCTCTTCCCATCGCCGAGCGGCATCCGACTGGCGCGGGCGATGTCTTCGCGGCAGCGTTCGCCATCCGGCTCGCGGAGACCGGCGATCCCCGCGAGGCGGCGCAGTTCGGCAACGCAGCGGCAGCGATCTGGGTGGCGGGGGAGGGCTTACCACGCCGCGCCGCGATCGCGGCACGAGTAGCGGAGGCGGCATGA
- a CDS encoding DinB family protein: MFDFTPIHRREKTVVDLAATLTKEDLRVITNEMIDDYLAAIADAEDEDVVFVPEDPEAYDPGAKTPEEQRMPWTLGHVIVHTTAGSEEAAFLAAELARGVELHGRSRYEVPWTTMKTVAQLRHRLEESRRMRLASLDMWPDEPHLDVYYVAQPPSPNAGLKVNAVARFLQGLVHEDSHRAQVREILRQAREARASSRR, translated from the coding sequence ATGTTCGACTTTACGCCGATCCACAGGCGCGAGAAGACGGTCGTCGATCTCGCTGCCACGCTAACAAAAGAGGACCTGCGAGTCATCACCAACGAGATGATCGACGACTATCTCGCGGCGATTGCCGATGCCGAGGATGAGGATGTTGTCTTTGTGCCGGAGGATCCAGAAGCGTACGACCCCGGGGCGAAGACGCCGGAGGAGCAGCGGATGCCGTGGACGCTCGGGCATGTGATCGTCCACACGACCGCCGGCTCGGAGGAGGCGGCGTTCCTTGCTGCTGAGCTGGCCCGCGGCGTCGAGCTGCACGGCCGGTCGCGCTACGAAGTGCCTTGGACGACAATGAAAACCGTCGCCCAGCTCCGTCACCGGCTAGAAGAGAGTCGGCGGATGCGCCTCGCCAGTCTCGACATGTGGCCTGATGAGCCGCACCTTGACGTCTACTACGTGGCGCAGCCGCCTTCGCCGAACGCCGGACTGAAGGTGAACGCGGTCGCGCGCTTTCTTCAAGGACTAGTGCACGAAGACTCCCATCGCGCTCAAGTGCGGGAGATTCTCCGCCAAGCCCGGGAAGCGCGCGCTTCCTCGCGGCGCTGA
- a CDS encoding RidA family protein, protein MTPEERLAALGLSLPPMRAPRASYLPVVRLGELLFVAGHVAIRDDGSIVAGKVGRDLTVEEGYDAARRAALAILASLKAELGELRRIQRIVRLLCLVNCTDDLVDHPRVANGASDLLIALFGESGRHARAAVGVASLPGGACVEIEAIVHAP, encoded by the coding sequence ATGACCCCAGAAGAGCGGCTCGCCGCCCTCGGCCTCAGCCTGCCTCCAATGCGCGCTCCACGCGCCAGCTATCTCCCCGTAGTCCGCCTTGGGGAGCTGCTCTTTGTCGCCGGCCATGTCGCGATCCGCGACGACGGCAGCATCGTCGCCGGCAAAGTAGGGCGCGATCTCACGGTCGAGGAGGGGTATGACGCTGCCCGCCGCGCCGCGCTCGCCATCCTCGCAAGCTTGAAAGCCGAGCTGGGCGAACTCCGCCGCATCCAGCGCATTGTCCGCCTGCTCTGCCTCGTGAACTGCACCGACGACCTGGTCGATCACCCGCGCGTTGCCAACGGGGCATCAGACTTGCTGATCGCCCTCTTCGGCGAGTCAGGGCGCCATGCCCGCGCCGCGGTCGGGGTTGCTTCTCTGCCCGGCGGCGCGTGCGTCGAGATCGAGGCAATCGTCCATGCCCCCTGA
- a CDS encoding ABC transporter ATP-binding protein — protein sequence MSTLLSLDGISVHYGPIAALQDVSLEVNEGETVALIGANGAGKTTTLRAATGLAPVTKGRVFFAGQEITGWRPSRIARAGFVHVPQGRGIFADQTVEENLLLGAWSLRDRSKLPALLEREFRRFPRLAERRRQLAGTLSGGEQQMLAISRGLMSEPRCIALDEPSLGLAPLLVREVMDAIRRLNASGVTVLLVEQLATAALEVAHRAYVLQRGRVVLSGTGQELLASPDLVQSYLGVVA from the coding sequence ATGAGCACCCTGCTGTCCCTCGACGGCATCAGCGTGCACTACGGCCCGATTGCCGCGCTGCAAGACGTCTCCCTCGAGGTCAACGAAGGGGAGACTGTCGCGCTCATCGGAGCGAATGGGGCAGGCAAGACGACCACTTTGCGCGCCGCGACCGGTCTTGCGCCCGTAACGAAGGGGCGGGTCTTCTTCGCGGGGCAGGAGATCACCGGCTGGCGGCCTAGCCGGATCGCTCGCGCAGGCTTTGTTCACGTCCCGCAAGGGCGCGGCATCTTCGCCGACCAGACGGTTGAGGAAAACCTGCTGCTCGGCGCCTGGTCTCTGCGCGACCGCTCGAAGCTGCCCGCGCTGCTTGAGCGCGAGTTTCGCCGCTTTCCCCGCCTCGCCGAGCGCCGCCGCCAGCTCGCCGGCACCCTCTCCGGCGGTGAGCAGCAGATGCTCGCCATCTCGCGGGGGCTGATGAGCGAGCCGCGCTGCATCGCGCTCGATGAACCGTCGCTCGGCTTGGCGCCGCTGCTCGTCCGCGAAGTGATGGACGCGATCCGCCGCCTGAACGCCAGCGGGGTCACGGTTCTCCTCGTGGAGCAGCTCGCAACCGCCGCGCTCGAGGTGGCGCATCGCGCCTACGTCCTGCAGCGCGGCCGGGTTGTGCTCTCCGGCACCGGCCAGGAGCTGCTTGCGAGCCCCGACCTGGTGCAGAGCTATCTCGGCGTGGTGGCCTGA
- a CDS encoding branched-chain amino acid ABC transporter ATP-binding protein/permease — protein sequence MAKPAWAEQTPLLPIFSVDRAALLRFVIAAVIIALLPVIFNNNYYLTVFQGIAITYLVVLGLNVLMGYAGIASFGQAGFVAIGAYVAVLLGKNFGQSFWVGLLVGPLAAALAGALIAIPAIRSRGPFLVMITAAFGLVVWQVASTWVPVTGGPMGISAIPRPTIGDFRFDTRAFYYLVAFTALIAHALVSNVISSRWGRTLIAIRESPAAAESLGINVARWKVGAFVLSAYLAGLAGVFTGYRNPFLNSDSFVVAESLNYLLAAVLGGLGTVYGPIVGTIVLSALPQVLAPIHEYQQGIRGVLLVLVMLLLPRGIAGSIGAFRDLGSRLTGRFHLPSATPWSPAVRQPDGHGSGPILEAKRLSRLFGGLRAVDEVDLAIAPRAIHGLIGPNGSGKSTLVNVMTGFYQPSGGKVVLLGRSIERLPAHTIAKLGVVRTFQAPQLFRDLTVIENVMVGFHTSLRRGFLHHLFRTGWAVEEERRAAARALGILEYFGLADRALAPAGSLPYGLQKLLEIARCLAVGPVLLILDEPAGGMNPAEIDRVIDILLRLRDAGVTVLVIEHHMDVIESLCHRVSVLDFGKKIAEGTPTEVLTDPKVIEAYLGAPTGGVGEAAAR from the coding sequence GTGGCTAAACCTGCGTGGGCGGAGCAAACGCCCCTCCTGCCGATCTTCAGCGTCGACCGGGCTGCCCTGCTGCGCTTCGTGATCGCGGCGGTCATCATCGCCCTGCTGCCCGTTATCTTCAACAACAACTACTACCTCACCGTTTTTCAGGGCATCGCGATCACCTATCTCGTCGTCCTCGGTCTCAACGTGCTGATGGGCTATGCCGGGATCGCCTCCTTCGGCCAAGCCGGCTTCGTCGCGATCGGGGCGTATGTTGCGGTGCTGCTCGGCAAGAACTTCGGCCAAAGCTTCTGGGTCGGGCTGCTGGTTGGCCCCTTGGCAGCGGCGCTCGCCGGCGCCTTGATCGCGATCCCGGCGATCCGCTCGCGCGGCCCCTTCCTTGTCATGATCACGGCTGCCTTCGGCCTTGTTGTCTGGCAAGTCGCGAGCACGTGGGTTCCTGTCACGGGCGGACCCATGGGTATCTCGGCCATTCCTCGCCCGACAATCGGCGACTTCCGTTTCGACACGCGCGCCTTCTATTACCTCGTCGCCTTTACTGCCCTAATCGCCCACGCCCTCGTCAGCAACGTGATCAGCTCGCGTTGGGGGCGCACTCTGATCGCCATCCGCGAATCGCCGGCCGCTGCGGAGTCGCTCGGGATCAACGTCGCGCGCTGGAAGGTGGGCGCCTTCGTCCTCTCGGCATATCTCGCCGGGCTCGCTGGGGTGTTCACCGGCTATCGCAATCCCTTCCTGAATAGCGATAGCTTTGTCGTCGCCGAATCGCTGAACTATCTGCTGGCAGCGGTGCTCGGCGGCCTCGGCACAGTCTACGGCCCGATCGTCGGGACCATTGTTCTCTCCGCGCTCCCCCAGGTGCTCGCGCCGATCCATGAGTATCAGCAGGGCATCCGGGGGGTGCTGCTTGTGCTTGTGATGCTGCTGTTGCCGCGCGGGATCGCCGGCAGCATCGGCGCCTTCCGCGACCTCGGCAGCCGTCTCACGGGCCGCTTTCATCTCCCAAGCGCGACGCCGTGGAGCCCTGCGGTCCGGCAGCCCGACGGCCATGGGAGCGGACCGATCCTCGAAGCGAAGCGCCTCAGCCGACTGTTCGGCGGACTACGCGCGGTCGATGAGGTCGACCTCGCGATCGCGCCGCGCGCGATCCACGGACTGATCGGGCCTAATGGCTCCGGCAAGAGCACACTCGTCAATGTCATGACGGGCTTCTACCAGCCGAGCGGCGGGAAGGTCGTCCTGCTCGGCCGGTCGATCGAGCGGCTGCCGGCGCATACGATCGCCAAACTGGGCGTTGTCCGCACCTTCCAAGCGCCTCAGCTTTTCCGTGACTTGACCGTTATCGAAAACGTGATGGTCGGCTTCCACACCTCCTTGCGGCGGGGCTTTCTCCATCATCTCTTCCGCACCGGCTGGGCAGTCGAGGAAGAGCGGCGAGCAGCAGCGCGTGCCCTAGGCATTCTCGAATATTTCGGTCTCGCCGACCGAGCGCTCGCCCCAGCCGGCAGTCTGCCCTATGGCCTCCAAAAGTTGCTCGAAATCGCGCGCTGCCTTGCTGTCGGCCCGGTGCTCCTCATCCTCGACGAGCCGGCGGGCGGCATGAATCCCGCTGAGATCGACCGCGTCATCGATATCCTCCTGCGGCTGCGAGACGCAGGGGTGACGGTACTCGTTATCGAGCATCATATGGACGTTATTGAATCGCTGTGCCACCGTGTCTCGGTGCTCGATTTCGGCAAAAAGATCGCCGAAGGCACGCCAACCGAGGTGCTTACCGACCCGAAAGTGATCGAAGCGTATCTTGGCGCGCCGACCGGCGGCGTCGGCGAGGCGGCAGCACGATGA
- a CDS encoding branched-chain amino acid ABC transporter permease yields MEIVLQFILSGLALGAIYAVVAQGIYITFAATRTFNFAQGELTVFGAFLALSVIGALAAPLAIGFPIGVFVGIVGCAVLAIIIERVAVAPVSGGPERHEWLVSTAGVAFIFLNAMSVIWTRETVRFPKPFGEGVVQLGPAGLLAQEVFVIIAAVMVVGLLLLVLERTQLGRAFRAVAFNREAAELMGIDSRWMAVGAYALSGALAGLAGSLVGPITNVNAYMGLNLLIKAFIAAIIGGIGNPWGIVVAAVLLGITEAGLSYAIGPWREAALLALIIIFLGVRPAGLFGRAAVEKV; encoded by the coding sequence ATGGAGATTGTCCTTCAGTTCATCCTTTCGGGTTTGGCGCTCGGGGCGATTTACGCCGTCGTCGCCCAAGGGATTTACATCACCTTCGCGGCGACCCGCACCTTCAACTTCGCTCAGGGCGAGTTGACCGTGTTCGGCGCGTTTCTAGCGCTCTCGGTCATTGGAGCGCTCGCCGCTCCATTGGCGATCGGGTTTCCAATCGGCGTGTTCGTCGGGATCGTCGGCTGCGCTGTGCTAGCCATCATCATCGAGCGCGTCGCTGTCGCCCCGGTGAGCGGCGGCCCCGAGCGCCACGAGTGGCTGGTCAGCACTGCCGGCGTCGCCTTCATTTTTCTGAATGCGATGTCGGTCATTTGGACGCGCGAGACCGTGCGCTTTCCGAAGCCGTTCGGCGAGGGAGTAGTCCAACTTGGCCCTGCCGGACTGCTCGCCCAAGAGGTGTTCGTCATCATCGCCGCCGTGATGGTGGTCGGCCTGCTCCTTCTCGTCCTGGAGCGGACGCAGCTCGGCCGCGCCTTTCGCGCTGTCGCTTTCAACCGCGAGGCTGCCGAGCTGATGGGCATCGACTCGCGGTGGATGGCGGTCGGCGCCTACGCGCTCTCGGGGGCCCTTGCCGGCCTTGCCGGCAGCCTTGTCGGTCCGATCACTAACGTCAACGCCTACATGGGCTTGAACTTGCTGATTAAGGCGTTTATCGCCGCGATTATCGGCGGTATCGGCAACCCCTGGGGGATCGTCGTCGCCGCCGTCCTGCTTGGCATCACCGAAGCCGGCCTCTCCTACGCGATCGGTCCTTGGCGCGAGGCCGCGCTGCTGGCGCTGATCATCATCTTCCTCGGCGTCCGGCCTGCTGGGCTGTTCGGCCGCGCCGCAGTAGAGAAAGTCTGA